The following coding sequences lie in one Prevotella sp. oral taxon 299 str. F0039 genomic window:
- a CDS encoding DUF2795 domain-containing protein, whose amino-acid sequence MYWTLELASKLEDAPWPATKEELLDYASRSGAPLEVIENLEEIEDEGDVYESIEDIWPDYPSKEDFLFNEDEY is encoded by the coding sequence ATGTATTGGACACTTGAACTTGCATCTAAATTGGAAGATGCACCTTGGCCTGCAACAAAAGAAGAGCTATTAGATTATGCTTCACGTTCGGGAGCACCTCTTGAAGTTATTGAAAACCTTGAAGAAATAGAAGACGAAGGCGATGTTTACGAAAGTATTGAAGATATTTGGCCTGACTATCCTTCTAAAGAAGACTTTCTATTTAACGAAGACGAGTATTAA
- a CDS encoding HD family phosphohydrolase → MEINPIKNNSLKGFLSTAALILLSVVLIVWFLPRSKEQRFRYDIGRPWVYGSFIAKFDFPVYKTDESIKKEQDSLLQLFMPYYNYSPSIEATNIARFNEKFKDGIPNLPNEYKNIIANRLHRLYQAGIIYTKEYNEMAKDSSAAIRIVAGKEAQSVALNCVYSTMSAYEQLLNDDRLVTQKAILQRADLNDFLEPNLIYDRKRTETERTDLLSGIAVASGIVVSGQKIIDKGEIVDDYTYRVLNSFEREMHRRSSSSGEITRTFIGQLLFVLILVGLFTSYLALFRKDYFFKTRNIAMLYTMITLFPILVSIIVTRSFFSVYIIPFAMVPIFTRVFMDTRTAFLTHTIITLLCAAALKYQFEFIMVQLVSGMVGLYSLRELSQRVQILKAALFVVLSSATIYFALQFMQNDSNVALDHEMYYHFIANGLLLLLTYPLMYLIEKTFGFISDVTLFELSDTNKSLIREMSEVAPGTFQHSITVANLAAAIANKIGANSLLLRTGALYHDIGKMVSPAFFTENQVGNNPHTNLPYKESARIIISHVTEGLRMAEKHNLPQFIKDFILTHHGEGLTKYFYIKYKNEHPDEEVDKAPFQYPGPNPFTREQAVLMMTDTVEAASRSLTEYTEESISNLVNTLIDEQLNSGYFTNCPITFKDITISKQVLIDRLKSIYHTRVSYPKANN, encoded by the coding sequence ATGGAAATCAATCCAATAAAAAATAATTCTTTAAAGGGTTTCTTATCCACAGCAGCTCTTATTCTTTTAAGTGTCGTTCTCATTGTTTGGTTCTTACCAAGAAGTAAAGAACAGCGATTTAGATACGACATTGGACGTCCTTGGGTATATGGTTCTTTCATTGCAAAGTTCGACTTTCCTGTGTATAAAACAGACGAGTCGATAAAGAAAGAGCAAGATTCTCTTTTGCAATTGTTTATGCCTTATTATAATTATTCGCCTTCGATAGAAGCCACCAACATTGCTCGCTTCAATGAGAAGTTTAAAGATGGAATTCCAAATCTACCCAACGAATATAAGAATATCATTGCGAACAGACTTCATAGGCTATACCAAGCGGGCATTATTTATACAAAAGAGTATAACGAAATGGCAAAAGATTCGTCTGCAGCAATACGTATTGTGGCAGGAAAAGAGGCACAAAGTGTGGCTTTAAACTGTGTTTATTCAACGATGTCTGCATACGAACAGCTTTTAAACGACGACCGATTAGTTACTCAAAAAGCCATACTTCAAAGAGCAGACCTCAACGATTTCCTTGAACCCAACCTTATTTATGACCGCAAAAGAACTGAAACTGAGAGAACAGACTTGCTCAGTGGCATTGCTGTTGCAAGCGGAATTGTTGTCAGCGGTCAGAAAATTATTGATAAAGGGGAAATTGTCGACGACTATACTTATAGAGTTCTTAATTCATTTGAACGGGAAATGCATCGTAGAAGTTCTTCTTCTGGAGAAATTACACGCACCTTTATTGGTCAATTGCTATTTGTTTTAATTTTAGTTGGACTCTTTACAAGCTATTTAGCATTATTCAGAAAAGACTATTTCTTCAAAACAAGAAACATTGCCATGCTTTATACGATGATAACGCTATTCCCCATACTGGTTTCTATCATTGTTACAAGAAGCTTTTTCAGCGTTTATATCATTCCTTTCGCAATGGTACCTATCTTCACTCGTGTATTTATGGATACCCGAACAGCCTTCTTAACTCACACCATTATAACGCTTTTATGTGCTGCAGCCCTTAAATATCAGTTTGAATTCATCATGGTTCAGTTGGTTTCGGGAATGGTTGGTCTTTATTCTTTACGTGAACTTTCACAACGAGTACAGATTCTTAAGGCAGCTCTTTTTGTAGTTTTATCATCTGCCACCATCTATTTTGCATTACAGTTTATGCAAAACGATAGTAATGTTGCACTCGACCATGAGATGTATTATCATTTTATTGCCAATGGTTTATTGCTATTATTAACCTATCCTTTAATGTATCTCATCGAAAAAACATTTGGTTTTATATCCGATGTCACTCTGTTTGAGTTGTCGGATACCAATAAGAGCTTAATAAGAGAGATGAGTGAGGTTGCTCCAGGAACCTTTCAGCATTCTATTACCGTTGCGAATCTTGCAGCAGCAATAGCCAATAAAATTGGAGCAAACAGCCTATTGCTTCGTACAGGGGCTCTTTATCACGATATTGGAAAGATGGTTTCACCAGCATTCTTCACAGAAAATCAAGTAGGAAACAATCCGCACACCAATCTCCCATATAAAGAAAGTGCCCGAATTATCATCAGTCACGTAACCGAAGGCTTGAGAATGGCAGAGAAACACAATCTTCCTCAATTCATAAAAGACTTCATCTTAACTCATCATGGAGAAGGACTTACCAAATATTTTTATATTAAATATAAGAATGAACACCCTGATGAAGAAGTCGACAAAGCACCTTTCCAATATCCAGGTCCTAATCCTTTCACTCGAGAACAAGCAGTATTGATGATGACCGATACAGTAGAAGCTGCCTCAAGATCACTTACTGAGTACACTGAAGAAAGTATTTCGAACTTAGTTAACACACTTATTGACGAACAACTCAATAGCGGATATTTCACCAACTGCCCTATTACGTTTAAAGATATCACCATTTCGAAACAGGTATTAATAGATCGTTTGAAATCGATCTATCACACTCGAGTATCTTATCCAAAGGCAAACAACTAG
- the gltX gene encoding glutamate--tRNA ligase, producing MTDRKVRVRFAPSPTGALHIGGVRTALYNYLFARQHGGDFVFRIEDTDSNRFVPGAEEYIIESFRWLGLTFDEGVGLGGEYGPYRQSERRHIYKKYVDELLNNDKAYIAFDTPEELEAKRNEITNFQYDASTRQLMRNSLTMSKEECEKRIADGEQYVVRFKVEPGIDVHVHDLIRGEVVIKSDIIDDKVLYKSADELPTYHLANIVDDHLMLISHVIRGEEWLPSAPLHVLLYEAFGWQDTMPQFAHLPLLLKPEGKGKLSKRDGDRLGFPVFPLEWKDPKTGEVSSGFRECGYFPEAVINFLALLGWNPGTEQELFTLEELVNAFDITKCSKSGARFDYQKGIWFNHEYILHKSNEEIAKLFACVVANNGVDETLERITLVVSMMKDRVNFVHELWPLCSFFFLPPLEYDEKTVKKRWKENSAQVMTELAGVLESLDDFSIEHQEHVVMAWVEEKGYKLGDVMNAFRLVLVGIGKGPGMFDISAFLGKEETLRRIRRAVEILK from the coding sequence ATGACAGATAGAAAAGTAAGAGTACGTTTTGCACCCAGTCCTACAGGTGCTTTACATATCGGAGGTGTAAGAACTGCCCTTTATAATTACCTCTTTGCACGTCAGCATGGAGGCGACTTTGTGTTTAGAATCGAAGATACTGACTCAAATAGATTTGTTCCTGGAGCCGAAGAATACATCATAGAATCATTCCGTTGGTTAGGTCTTACATTTGATGAAGGCGTTGGTTTGGGCGGAGAATATGGTCCTTATCGTCAAAGTGAACGTCGACATATCTATAAAAAATATGTAGATGAGCTTTTAAATAACGATAAAGCGTACATCGCTTTCGATACTCCTGAAGAGTTAGAAGCTAAACGTAACGAGATAACTAACTTTCAATACGATGCAAGTACACGTCAATTGATGCGCAACTCTTTAACAATGAGTAAAGAAGAGTGCGAAAAACGCATTGCAGATGGTGAACAATATGTTGTTCGTTTCAAAGTAGAACCAGGCATAGATGTACACGTTCACGATCTTATTCGTGGAGAAGTGGTTATCAAGAGCGATATCATTGACGACAAAGTACTTTACAAAAGTGCCGATGAATTGCCCACTTATCACTTGGCAAATATTGTAGACGACCACCTAATGCTTATCTCTCACGTCATAAGAGGTGAAGAATGGCTACCAAGTGCGCCTTTACATGTGTTGTTATACGAAGCTTTTGGCTGGCAAGACACAATGCCTCAATTTGCTCATCTACCTCTACTTCTCAAACCAGAAGGTAAAGGTAAGCTTAGTAAACGTGACGGAGATAGACTCGGTTTCCCTGTTTTTCCATTAGAATGGAAGGATCCTAAGACTGGAGAAGTATCGTCTGGATTTAGAGAATGTGGCTATTTCCCCGAAGCAGTAATCAACTTTTTGGCTCTATTAGGATGGAATCCAGGAACCGAGCAAGAACTATTTACATTAGAAGAGCTTGTTAATGCGTTCGATATTACAAAGTGTAGCAAGTCTGGAGCACGCTTCGATTATCAAAAAGGAATATGGTTTAACCACGAATATATATTGCACAAGAGCAACGAGGAGATAGCAAAACTCTTCGCATGTGTTGTTGCAAATAATGGAGTTGACGAGACATTAGAGCGCATTACGCTTGTTGTGTCGATGATGAAAGACCGAGTTAACTTTGTACATGAATTGTGGCCATTGTGCTCTTTCTTCTTCCTTCCACCATTAGAGTACGATGAAAAGACTGTAAAAAAGCGTTGGAAAGAGAATTCTGCACAAGTAATGACCGAGCTTGCAGGCGTTCTTGAGTCGTTAGACGACTTTAGTATCGAGCATCAAGAGCACGTTGTGATGGCTTGGGTCGAAGAAAAAGGCTACAAGTTAGGCGATGTTATGAATGCATTCCGATTGGTATTGGTTGGTATTGGCAAAGGACCTGGAATGTTTGACATCTCTGCTTTCCTTGGAAAAGAAGAGACCTTGCGTCGTATTCGCCGAGCTGTTGAAATATTAAAGTAA